DNA from Gambusia affinis linkage group LG06, SWU_Gaff_1.0, whole genome shotgun sequence:
TCTAGGAATTTTCTTAGATAATACTAATGCAAACAGggttaaaagatgaaaatataacaaagtaaTAGTGGGATaggcaaacaaacagaaaggattttttaaaaaaaatatcttcatgtagtatcttttattatttttaatatcaaaaatcAATTCCTACAAAACTAAAGGGCTTCtgaacgtgttttttttttttctgtgtccagCGGTATGTTTCGTATTTGCAGTCATCCGCAGAGTGAAAGGACACAAGCGATAAAAATTTACCAAAGCTCTCAGGAACACTccggggaaaaaaacaaacagttcccTTGCGAACCCTGCTGCTCTCACCCAACCCACTGAAATGCTTTATTTCTCTTCCAGCTCCATTCACCTCCagtgagggggggggggggggaaatagctccatccatctcccTTTGTGCACAAGCGCTTCCCCAAACTCTTTCACTTTCACAAATATCGCTAGATTCACTTCTACACAACGCATAACGTAACAGTTTCAGTTTCGGGAAACTGTGGTGACGTCAGGAGAGCTGGCTGTCCAGAGTGAGTGGGATATGTGGAACATGGCGGCGTTAGCGTTGACTCAGCTGTGTTAGTGTTAGTTTCTGTGGTTGGACTAATCATACCGCTGATTGAAAATAACCCTTTCAGAGCTCGATACCACAGGGGTTATACTGAGGAAGTTTGCTCATTTCTGAATGAAGCTGGGTTTATAGAAGAAGTTCTAGTAAAGTGTCtgatactttttttctttcttctattgGTTATATTCTCTCGTTTTCTATCagtgatttttagttttttttttttttttttttgtatgtttaggAAAACCCAAGATCTCACCACGCAAGCTTATAGTTGACACTCTCGTTATCTGTCACCGAGAAGAAGACAGGGAAATCCAGGCTGGTCGTAATAAAACTGGGAAAATGAAGGTAGTAGACTAGAGGAGAGGGTGATTCCTAAACCTTGTTGTTTGGGTGATGTAAACATCCACAAATTTTCCAGCAGGAATTTTAATTTGactcagtcttttttttttttttcaaagtggtttTTCTCAGATCAACCTGCCACGTGAAAGCATTGATTTAAAAGACCTCTGTTAGAACTATTATGTGTTGTTATCACTCTTATGTTAGTAGTTTtatattactattttattttttatttataggtTTTAGCTGTCTACTGTGTGTGCGAACCGATGCGGTGTTGAAACTTGTGTCTTCCCACACTTACAGAGTGTCCCTGTAGCATGTTTATCTCTAACAGCAGAATGTTCCCTCGCCCTCGTGAGAAAGAAAACTGTGCACAAGGACAAAACtggcttttcctttttgtttttttgtttttatcactcCCTTCCCTGCTAGTAAAGGACAAACTCTAAGTGaaggttttcagttttcacGGTGAGCAGCTTGTAGAAGTGGTTTGCTGCgtcttctccttttgcaaaagcttggTTGGAAACTAgtaaacgttgtctgtggttcttttgtATGTAGGTTGAGAAAATACCTATCAACCCCtactgctgcaaaaaaaaaaaaaaaaaaagaaagaaagagagaaaaagagagaaagagcaggcagctgcagctttaaaacgcCTCAACATTCACCGCGTGATTCGTTCGGATGTGACAGTGATGTCCTCTGACTGCGGAGCACAACTACATCCCCGAACAACCGAACCAGAGCTTTCCGGCGTATGAATTATAGATGGACCCTGCTCTCCTCTGAATAAGTAAATCGGCTCTGGGAAATATTGCATGCCCCGGCGTGACACTGTACGGGTGTGTATGTGGAGTCTTTCGGTGAATGCGCTCCAGAGGAGGAGGCAGATCAAAATGCAGGAAATAAAGGCAAGAGGGGTCGTAGTGACCTTCCCTTCTCTAAATGGGGTGGGACGAAGAGGCAATAAAAGAACTGCAGGACCACTTTGACCGGATGATATTTTACCCAGCGCCCGGGTTAAAGTGTGAGATGAAATGTGTCAATAAAATGTGGCGTCTTAAGGTTGATGTAAAGAGACTGAGTGGCATTTTGAGGAGCTGCAAAATGAACTTGAAAAATCTCACACAAAAATATGTCCGGTCAAAGACTGGATCTGATCAAATACCTCCAGGTGATCTAATCAGCTTAGAATTGTACAATTTCTACAATCAGATGGAAGAAAACATATGCTTTAGAAAACAGATGAATCTTGAATTTGTATGCCCtctaatgaaaaacataaaataaaacattatgaaaagTAAAAGCAGCAGTATTTTTTAGGCCTTCATCTGAAACGCTCTCATTCAGATTTAGCACCTTTTAAAAgggaagttttattttatgggcTAAAGTTGTATGACTGCGTTGAACTTAGGTTTCTAAAGTCTTATGACTAAAGTGAGGTATAACGTTATgtctttaaattattcatacgGGCTTTGTGTGTAACACTGGCTTCCTTTCTGTTGAGGGTGGCAGAGGGTTGCCAGTTTGAACCCCTGCTTGGTCACCTTGGCCAGGTGGCCAACCTTGCCTGCTGGTGACGGTCATACCAAAGAAAGCCGACTTGCATCTGTCGGTGTGACAGAAGCGATGTGAACAAATGACTGATGAAgagctttggagtcctctgactTGATAAAGTCCTGCACTTTATTAAGTGCAGGACCATTAACCATTTTGCAGACCATTAACCATTTGAACCACTGTGAAGGTCTCCTGATGTCTGCAGCTGCAAGTTTGAGATAAACAGAAGACATCTCTCACAGCTGTCTGTTGAGAAGCTCGTCCGTCCAGTTTGTCTTATTATTGACTCTGTCTTGTCCTTTGGgtgcaaaatatgttttgaactCTGTAAGTCAGTTGACATTCTGACTGAGTGTTTTCTGACACACTAGCTATGGTTCACCAATTGTCATGTGAATTTTGAGTCAAgctttaaaatgcatcaaaaaagacaaaaggaaaatgaaaattagATGTTTCCATCTTTGGAAGTGAATCAACCAGGTTGCGAAAAGCGTAATTTTGTCAGATATTGACGTGACGCATGGCTGTAATCAACAAAGTGCAGAGGTTGCAAACTAGCGTGGATCACACGTCTCAGGAAAGTGGAGAGaagtttttcagaaatgtgCTACTGGCCAAGTTGGACCTGATCTGTCGCGTCAACTAGTTTTGGTGACGTTCCAAGTCGTGACATCGAAGTGAGCTAAACGTTCGTTAAGTTAGGACGTATTTGgcaaatgtgttttcatcttttatggAACAAAAGCAATAACCACCTCAAATGAGCGTAAAGATGTATTTGTGAAATTAAGGACgttttttcaaactttgctgTTTCTATCAATCTTTTCTAATACGTTACTCCAAAATGTGCGTAATTTTTTTGTAAGTATGGCTACTGTTTGCTCTCATTTTATGCTAGATTTCtgttaaactttaacaaaatttTTTCAACAAGACACCTTCCTTTGCAGATGATTGTGAAGTTATATATATAGATTAACATTATAATTAGATTCTATGagcattaatttaattttatatactgttttttgtttttatttgtaatcttCCATATTTGTGGGGCTGCCAATGGAAATTAGCAAGATGATGAATCTGatatgatgcatttttttccattatgcAGAGAGATTAGTGTACTTTGCTatatttataatgtattttGAGCTATATAAAGCAGTAAGTTAGGCTATATCAAACAAATATCGAAGTGACACCACATATTCCATACATGTAATCTGATTTCGATAAATAGTTTCACACAAATCACTTGTTTTTGTACCATTTTTTTGGAGGCCAGGATCAAAAGACCCATCTTCCCCGTCTCTGTAAAACCTTCTATGTTTTTTGTTACTGACCAGGTCGGCCACTGGCGACTTTTTGCGGTTCTGTTTCTCCACCTCCACCTGCATCTTGGCCATGGGCTTGGCCATCGCCAGGGCTAACTTCGCCTCCGCCTGCAGCTTCTTCTGCCGACTCAAAAAGTCCATGTCCTCCAGGGACTCCGAGTCGTCCTCCGTGGTGTCCCTGTCCGAGTAGGAGGAGCTCTGCTTGGACTGCGGAGGAAAACAGGCGGGAGGGAGGGAAAGCAAAAGTGAAAGAGAAGGTGAACGGGAAGTGAAAGAGTGTGTGGGGAAAcatgagagagacagagagagtgGGACTATAAAgagaaaagctgaaatgtttgccGAAATGCGTTCCTGTCATTTGACTGTGTGAAATTATGAACTCGggtctaaaaataatttctcaagcTTCATCAGCTACATGGGGCAGACGGAAAGTGAAGCGAAACCCATGTTTTACAGTCCTTTCAAGCAATTccctttttaaaatctcatctgGTGAACGAGCAACAAAGAATTTCAGCAAGCGTTACCATGAAGCAAGCAGAGTGCCCGTTATAACTCTGAGTCATAGTAAATATCTTACCTATTTCACAGCTTTCGTTCTCACTTTGTCTAAGTTTCTTTTCACACAATCTGATCCTTGCTACTTTCACACTGTCGATGACACTTCAAATCAGTTTTCCTATTTTTGGACTCtgaaaaataacatcagaatACAATAGTTGTGAAAGGATTGCACCTTCGACTTTTTCACAGCCATCAGTGGTGAGCACATTTCCACTAATCCACTCGTGCACTAATAGCAGTAGCATTTgcgaactttttttttttttttaaaaaaagcttagcGCGTTTAGCTTCCCCTGAATAGATTTTTCCAGGTAAATTGTAAAGCACCAAATAAAGTTTGACGTCTGTGTGGAAGTTTTGGTTAGGCGTTTATATCGACGCTCTTATTTCACAGTGggtgtttgctgtttttcccCAATAACGTTATTTCAAACGAGACATGaaggaacaaaatgaaacatgatgAACAAGATTTTAAcagaaattctaaatatatatgAATTACAGAACATGTAAATTATGATGTGAACATTAAATTGGTGCGTCTGTGTTGTAGTCTTTGAAAGGCAGATATAATTTGAATAGTTTTAGGATTTAAACTTGATTTGAAGGATACTAGAATAGAGTCCTGTGGATAACGGACGTTAAAATCTGGAAATCAAGTTTTTGTTGCTGATGTTTGAGGGTGCGAATTGGACGTTTTACctaaattatgcaaatgttgGCAACATAAAGTATCACTAAGATTGCATTTCTCCACTAGAAATAGCCTTTTTATTAGtcaatatcatttttaaatatgttttgatgaTCAAGTTTGTCACATCCTTCCAGAATATTCTTTTATAACAACAATCCCAAAACAGACACTCCTCAGGTTCTCCGCTCCTGTTGCGGCGCAGCAAACAACATttattctgtacccagaatgcatcgCTGTAGAACGACAGagtaaacagttttaaatctaCTGATGTCCTCCCCTTCTGTCTGACCCAAACCCCACTGTGGTCGATTAAAAAAGTGCAGACCTTACAGGTGAGTGTGAAATTACAGATTTGACTCCTCTGAGGACGAATTACCATGTTGGGTCACTGAGACATGATGGGTAGCAACATGGTTGAATTTGGAGCTTCAGCTAAACACCATGTTGgtctaatgtttatgattaatgGAATAAGGCCTGCACAACTAACTTCTTAGAAAGGAGTCCCCAACCCTGAAAGCCACacatcatttttctttaacttcacaattatacaacccTTTTCATTCAAGCTATCAAAAGATCCTTTAAACACACTAACGTTTAGGGTGATAATGTTACAATATGTGAAAATGCTTAAAGGCCAGGAGGACTTTTGCGCGGTGCTGTGTGTCGTCGTGTGTACCATGGGGGACAGGGGTGTGTCCAGGCTGGTCTCCGTCTTGCTGTCATCCGCATCGCTGTCCTTGTCGCTGCCGCTGTCATTGACAAAACAGATCTGCAGGTTCATGCCGCTCTGCAGCCTGCAGGGGAACGCAAGGAGAGAGACGAGCAGAGGACGACCCGTGAAATACAAACAGTGTTTGATGAGTTCAGTCTAGTTCTTTGCCCCAATAATAAGAACAGCATTCAGAGTGCTGAGaacatgagagagagagagagagagaaaaaacccaGAAGCTGCTCCTTTTACTGGACCAATAGTGCAGACTGGTTACAATTAAACAGgacttgtgtttttaatcatcCCTCTTGTTGTCTCCAATGCAGATCGATTCAGGAGGCCCCCAGTAGGTCCGATACAATCCGCTCAGATCCAGAGGCGAGGCGGTGTTGGTGGGGAGGGACGGGTGGCGTTTGTGTCGCGGAAGGGCAGGATATCATTAGGGCGCAGATCCGCCCCGCTGCTGATCAATAATCTGCTTATTCGTTGCAGTAATTACAAGCAGGGGCCGATTGATTACACGGCAAAGATCCATACAGGTCCGCTTAAAACAGGACCCGAGTGGCTGACTGTTGTTTCACAGGACAGCTTCAATTACCTAGACTCCTCTGggctcaaatatttttgttatttcttcaAAGGCCAGACTAATGTGTCATTTACAGTACGGTCATGAGTTTCCTGTTACTCGTCAACACTAACAAACAGTTGCGAGAAATCCACATGATtcaaagagcaagaaaaagCCGTGCACAGGAGTGCTTACTGGAGACTGGATTCCAGTAAGGCTCGGTGTCAGAGGTGGCAGCgttgtgcgtgtgcgtgtgcgtgtgggtgtgttcAAGGAAGTGAGAACCACAAAGGCCGATCAGAGTTACTCACGCCGACACCCTCTTTTAGAGTCAACCTTTCCTGATTGATTCTGTTCCTGAAAGTCACGACTGCCAAACCAGAGCcagtaatttaattaaaaatatataaaaccatGTAGCGTTTTCCAATAATTAATCACGTGGCTGCTGAGCAGAGTAAAACCTCAAAGGTCTCACCGTGAGGACAGGCTGGGTTTGCCGCTCTTGCTGCAGCTGGTGTAGATGCCCGGGCCATCGTCGAAGAAACTGCCCAGGGCCAACTTCTGCCTGATTGACTCCCTCTCATTCTTCTGGGCCTGCAAGAGGACAATATGCATCATTTAAGATCATTGATCTGATGACTGGTAGTCTAGTTTTAAGAACAGAATCTTCAAAAAGAGACAGAATTTAGGAATCATGCCCAGTACTTTAAAATCTATTCTGCCTGAATGAACACACTGTTATCCTAAGTATTTTCTTCCAGAACAAATAACTTCTGTGAGCACTTTAAGCAAAGCAGCCttatctaaatttgcagtaaagGGTTCAACGTCAAAGTGATACAAAGTGTGGAGCCagctgaagaaattaaaaaaagggaaaggtGCATTTTATTCCTTCAGTTGACCACCAGGTGGGGCTGTTGTTTTACTAAACTGCAATGAGAAAAACGAGCTTCCCCACATGATGAGATCCACATATGACAGAGCAAAAGCATTTCATGTCTtcattaaagctgcaaaaatcCCAGAACTTCTGCTGCCTtgtcaaaaacaacaatcattAAGCTTCGGTTTTGTGTTTAGCGTCATAGTTCTTTAGTCTTAGACAGATGTAAGAAGATCATGAGTAAGCAAGCTGGCATTAAGGTTGTGCAAACAAACTCCTGTTTCAGgcaaactagaaataaatatctaCCTGACACGACAGAAAAAGGTGGTAAGCAACTGCAGCAAAGGATTGAGAGTAACATGAACTTAGTATACAATCAGATTGGTTACATTCATAAGtttgtcaattttttattttttttttacattttctggttCTATTTATTAAAGTGCACATTATGCACATTAAATGTTGGCATTGAAAGTCGATGTAAATTTccgggatttttttttagttgctcTAAAGCCAAGATGGCGCTGCACTGCCCAACCGGCCGTCTGTCCCGCCTGCTTGGATTATTATTTGCCGCTGCCCTGCCTTGAATCTGCTGCCAAGATGCGTCCGCTCTGCTGGAGTGTCTGTGTGAGCGGTGCAGATCATTCAGCAAACTCTGCACGAAACGAATGTGACGCCCAGGCTAAAGGTGTACGACGATGTTTCCACTTTTAAAAGGAAGAAGCTTCCACAAAACTTTAGTTGTTGACATCAGAACAACCAACGGCAAACCAGTAATACTGGCTGGTCTGAAGTCTTTCTGATGAGAtgcaacaggaagtgacagaagTTTTGTATGGAACACGTGGTATCACAGTGTTGACCCTACCCCACCTGTTGCTGAGCACACTGCCAGATGGATAGTAGAAAGAAAGCGCCCATCTTTGAGcccttctttacaaaaaaaaagcagcaggtGTATAGTTATGGTGTGAAAACATAACGAGAGCCACCGTTTGAGAATCTCAAACCAACCCACGCCTCACCCAGGACTTGTGTTTGTCTGATATGCTGTCACCATAGTGACAAAGATTACGAGCTGTTCCTTATATCTTTTCCTCACCTTCCAGTTCTTTATGATTCAGTCACATCTGTTGTCTCAGCAACTGACTCATCATCACACCCAGTTTCCCCCCCCCGCGTCCCCCCCCCACCAGCCTATGTCGGCATCAAACCATCATTCTGCTCATCAAGTTGTTTATCACACCTTTTTCCTTTCTCCCACCCCGTCCCTCAGCTCCTTCCCTCCATCCTCGTTGTTTACCTCTCCTGACAAATGAACGCAGCCGTTGTCAGACGGTTCCATCTCCAAGGACAGAATTACCATAATCCCACTCCACAAGAGAGTCGAAAACACACTctcggcacacacacacacaccgctggATCGAAGAGTGGACCTGACCGCTGCTGCTCCTTTGTGTTTCCGTATAAAAAATTGCCCGGCTGATAAAGATGAACC
Protein-coding regions in this window:
- the schip1 gene encoding schwannomin-interacting protein 1 isoform X4 translates to MDGGDDVISQASVIYLSDDYKEAQKNERESIRQKLALGSFFDDGPGIYTSCSKSGKPSLSSRLQSGMNLQICFVNDSGSDKDSDADDSKTETSLDTPLSPMSKQSSSYSDRDTTEDDSESLEDMDFLSRQKKLQAEAKLALAMAKPMAKMQVEVEKQNRKKSPVADLLPHMPHISECLMKRSLKPTDLRDMTLGQLQVIVNDLHSQIESLNEELVQLLLIRDELHMEQDAMLVDIEDLTRHAESQQKHLAERTLSK
- the schip1 gene encoding schwannomin-interacting protein 1 isoform X5 codes for the protein MVHQENCSYKAQKNERESIRQKLALGSFFDDGPGIYTSCSKSGKPSLSSRLQSGMNLQICFVNDSGSDKDSDADDSKTETSLDTPLSPMSKQSSSYSDRDTTEDDSESLEDMDFLSRQKKLQAEAKLALAMAKPMAKMQVEVEKQNRKKSPVADLLPHMPHISECLMKRSLKPTDLRDMTLGQLQVIVNDLHSQIESLNEELVQLLLIRDELHMEQDAMLVDIEDLTRHAESQQKHLAERTLSK